From the Clostridium sp. Marseille-P299 genome, one window contains:
- a CDS encoding RNA polymerase sigma factor has product MQDQMIVELYLQRDESAIQETEKSYGNYLRAIAYNILSNIEDSKESVNDTYLNVWNSIPPHKPNILSTYLVKLTRRASIDIYRKRNRDKRKASEYAISLSELDDCVSKGDTTAQSVDLNILAKEINIYLRTLSEEARNTFIGRYYFMDSIRDISAYYGMSQSKVKSMLHRTRIGLRTYLEQGGFDL; this is encoded by the coding sequence ATGCAAGATCAAATGATTGTCGAACTCTACTTGCAGCGAGACGAATCAGCGATTCAAGAAACAGAAAAATCATATGGCAATTATCTTCGAGCGATTGCTTACAACATTCTTTCAAACATTGAAGATAGCAAGGAAAGTGTAAATGATACCTATCTAAATGTATGGAATTCCATACCACCGCATAAGCCAAATATTCTTTCTACTTACCTAGTAAAACTAACCCGTCGGGCATCCATTGACATCTACCGAAAGCGAAATCGAGATAAACGAAAGGCTTCTGAATATGCTATTTCACTTTCTGAATTAGATGACTGTGTTTCTAAAGGTGATACTACCGCGCAGAGTGTAGATTTGAATATCCTGGCAAAAGAAATCAATATCTATCTCCGCACATTGTCAGAAGAAGCAAGAAACACATTCATTGGAAGATATTATTTTATGGACTCTATTCGTGATATTTCGGCTTATTATGGAATGAGTCAATCTAAAGTAAAAAGCATGCTACACAGAACAAGAATCGGCTTGAGAACTTATTTAGAACAGGGGGGATTTGATTTATGA
- a CDS encoding GNAT family N-acetyltransferase codes for MNIKFKETKENDFERIKEIYASENWRAYLQDDEKLKRAFNNSLLCLGAYEEDKLFGFVRCVGDGEHIIVVQDLIVHHDYQKLGIGTQLFQYVLDKYKNVRMFLVITDLYDEVDNKFYQKNGLVKIEQKEMVAYVR; via the coding sequence ATGAATATTAAATTTAAAGAAACAAAAGAAAATGATTTTGAAAGAATTAAGGAAATTTATGCATCAGAAAACTGGAGAGCTTATCTACAGGATGATGAAAAGTTAAAGAGAGCCTTTAATAATTCTCTTTTGTGTTTAGGTGCATACGAAGAAGATAAACTATTTGGATTTGTTCGATGTGTAGGAGATGGAGAACATATAATCGTTGTTCAGGACCTAATAGTTCATCATGATTATCAAAAATTAGGAATTGGAACGCAACTTTTTCAGTACGTACTCGATAAGTATAAAAATGTAAGAATGTTCTTGGTAATTACAGATTTATACGATGAAGTAGACAATAAATTTTATCAAAAAAATGGATTAGTTAAGATAGAACAAAAAGAAATGGTGGCGTATGTCCGCTAG
- the rhaD gene encoding rhamnulose-1-phosphate aldolase gives MKVIDAKFVQGFIRMANDGFLQGWHERNGGNLSYRIKQEEIDSVKEELQFDKAFAPIGTKVPELSGEFFLVTGSGKYFRNVILDPAANICIIEIDETGENYRIVWGLVEGGRPTSELPSHLMNHEVKKLASGGTHRVIYHAHTTNIIALTFVLPLEDKVFTRELWEMATECPVVFPSGVGVVGWMVPGGRDIAVATSELMKKYDVAIWAHHGMFCSGEDFDITFGLMHTVEKSAEILVKMLSMRPDKLQTITVQNFKDLAVDFKVTLPDEFLYEK, from the coding sequence ATGAAAGTTATAGATGCAAAATTTGTTCAAGGTTTTATTCGCATGGCGAATGATGGTTTTTTACAAGGCTGGCATGAAAGAAATGGTGGAAATCTTTCTTACCGTATTAAGCAAGAAGAGATTGATTCCGTAAAAGAAGAATTACAATTCGATAAGGCATTTGCACCAATTGGAACAAAAGTGCCTGAACTTTCTGGTGAATTCTTTTTAGTAACTGGAAGTGGAAAATATTTTCGTAATGTCATTTTAGATCCAGCTGCAAATATTTGTATTATTGAAATTGATGAGACTGGTGAGAACTATCGTATTGTTTGGGGGCTAGTGGAAGGTGGAAGGCCAACAAGCGAACTACCAAGTCATTTAATGAATCATGAAGTTAAAAAGTTAGCAAGTGGTGGAACTCACCGTGTTATTTATCATGCACATACAACGAATATTATAGCATTAACATTTGTGCTACCATTAGAAGATAAGGTATTTACTCGTGAATTATGGGAAATGGCTACGGAATGCCCAGTTGTTTTTCCATCTGGTGTAGGTGTTGTAGGTTGGATGGTACCTGGTGGTAGAGACATCGCAGTTGCTACAAGCGAGCTTATGAAAAAATATGATGTTGCAATTTGGGCACATCATGGAATGTTCTGCTCTGGAGAGGATTTTGATATAACATTTGGTCTTATGCATACAGTTGAAAAATCAGCAGAGATACTAGTAAAAATGTTATCCATGCGTCCGGATAAATTACAGACGATTACAGTACAGAATTTTAAGGACTTAGCGGTAGATTTTAAAGTGACTTTACCGGATGAATTTCTTTATGAAAAATAA
- a CDS encoding L-rhamnose isomerase, protein MTTKERYASAKEIYGRFGVDTDAALETLKNISISMHCWQGDDVSGFEGSTELSGGIQATGDYPGKARNAEELMNDIDKALSLIPGLHRINLHASYAFLEEGFVDRDKLEPKHFKKWVEFAKERGLGLDFNPTYFSHPLAEKATLSSEDETIRKFWIDHGKASIRIAEYFATELGTPCLVNIWIPDGFKDIPADRMSPRARLKDSLDQILSIPYDKSKVYVAVESKVFGVGLESYTVGSHEFYMNYAAKNNILCLLDNGHYHPTEMVSDKISSMLLFSDKLALHVTRPVRWDSDHVVLYDDETKEIAKEIIKNGVDKVLIGLDFFDASINRIAAWVVGMRNMQKALLQALLLPNAKLAKLQEERRLTEIMVFQEEFKLYPIGDVWNYFCEINGVPEKEDWFDVVKQYEEEVLVKRV, encoded by the coding sequence ATGACAACGAAAGAAAGATACGCATCCGCAAAAGAGATATATGGTAGATTTGGTGTTGATACAGATGCAGCACTTGAAACATTAAAAAACATTTCAATTTCTATGCATTGCTGGCAGGGAGATGATGTTTCAGGTTTTGAAGGAAGTACAGAATTATCTGGTGGTATCCAGGCAACCGGTGATTATCCTGGTAAAGCAAGAAATGCTGAAGAATTAATGAATGATATCGACAAAGCACTTAGTTTAATACCAGGTTTACATAGAATTAATTTACATGCAAGTTATGCATTTTTGGAAGAAGGATTTGTAGATAGAGACAAGTTAGAACCAAAACATTTTAAGAAATGGGTAGAATTTGCAAAAGAAAGAGGACTTGGACTTGATTTTAATCCAACGTATTTCTCTCATCCATTGGCAGAGAAGGCAACTTTATCAAGTGAAGACGAGACAATCCGTAAATTCTGGATTGATCATGGGAAAGCAAGTATTCGAATTGCTGAGTATTTCGCAACAGAGTTAGGAACCCCATGCTTAGTAAACATTTGGATTCCAGACGGTTTTAAAGATATACCAGCAGATCGTATGTCCCCAAGAGCTCGTTTAAAAGATTCCTTGGATCAGATTTTATCCATTCCTTATGATAAGAGTAAGGTATATGTTGCAGTAGAATCAAAGGTATTTGGAGTAGGCCTAGAGAGTTATACCGTTGGTTCTCATGAATTTTACATGAACTATGCTGCTAAAAATAATATTTTATGTTTACTGGATAACGGACATTATCATCCAACAGAAATGGTTTCAGATAAAATTTCCTCCATGTTATTATTCTCAGATAAACTTGCGCTTCATGTAACAAGACCAGTTCGTTGGGATAGCGATCATGTTGTTTTATACGATGATGAAACAAAAGAGATTGCAAAAGAAATTATTAAAAATGGTGTTGATAAAGTTCTAATCGGCCTTGATTTCTTTGATGCATCCATCAATCGTATTGCAGCTTGGGTAGTAGGTATGCGTAATATGCAAAAAGCGTTATTACAAGCATTATTACTTCCAAATGCAAAGTTAGCCAAACTTCAGGAAGAAAGACGTCTGACTGAAATTATGGTGTTCCAAGAAGAATTTAAATTATATCCAATCGGTGATGTTTGGAATTATTTCTGTGAAATAAATGGCGTACCAGAAAAAGAAGACTGGTTTGATGTAGTAAAACAATACGAAGAAGAAGTATTAGTGAAGCGTGTATAA
- the rhaB gene encoding rhamnulokinase, whose product MQNYYLAIDIGASSGRHILGFVENGQIKYEEIYRFSNGLVKKQGELCWELDKLFYEILEGLKKCKELGKIPVSVSIDTWGVDFVLLDHEDRILGNTVGYRDARTANMDEGVYQIINEEDLYKRTGIQKQIFNTIYQLMAIKKKKPEILENAKSMLMIPDYFHFLLTGNKVMEYTNATTTQLVSPITKEWDYELIEMLGYKKELFIPLSQPGTVVGKLKKELVEAIGFDCEVILPATHDTGSAVMAVPSTKKDVIYISSGTWSLMGIERMEADCSLKSMNANFTNEGGYNYRFRYLKNIMGLWMIQSLKKELHDVYSFQELCNMAEDAKINSLVDCNDDSFLNPESMIDAVQDYCRKAGGRVPDKPDELAAVIYNSLAMCYGETILEIEAITGKKYDCIHIVGGGANAEYLNKLTAKATKKEVIAGPTEATAIGNLLAQMIQKGEFENLDKARECVADSFPLIHYYEEV is encoded by the coding sequence ATGCAAAACTACTATTTAGCAATTGATATTGGGGCGTCCAGTGGAAGGCATATTCTAGGGTTTGTAGAGAATGGCCAGATAAAATATGAAGAAATCTATCGTTTTTCCAATGGACTAGTGAAAAAACAAGGTGAACTTTGTTGGGAACTTGATAAGCTTTTTTATGAGATTTTAGAGGGCTTAAAAAAGTGCAAAGAGCTAGGGAAGATTCCCGTTAGTGTAAGCATTGACACATGGGGTGTTGATTTTGTTTTACTAGATCATGAGGATAGGATTCTTGGAAATACCGTTGGATATCGTGATGCCAGAACTGCGAATATGGATGAAGGTGTGTATCAAATCATTAATGAAGAAGATTTGTATAAAAGAACTGGGATTCAAAAGCAAATATTTAATACGATTTATCAATTGATGGCGATTAAGAAGAAAAAACCAGAGATTTTAGAAAATGCAAAATCAATGTTGATGATTCCAGATTATTTTCACTTTTTATTAACAGGTAACAAGGTGATGGAATACACAAATGCCACAACGACGCAACTGGTTAGTCCAATCACTAAGGAATGGGATTATGAGTTAATTGAAATGTTAGGGTATAAAAAAGAATTATTTATACCGCTTTCACAACCTGGAACTGTGGTTGGTAAATTAAAAAAGGAATTAGTAGAAGCGATAGGATTTGACTGCGAAGTGATTCTTCCTGCAACACACGACACGGGTTCCGCGGTAATGGCGGTTCCAAGTACGAAAAAAGATGTGATTTACATAAGTTCTGGAACCTGGTCCTTAATGGGAATTGAGAGAATGGAGGCAGATTGCTCTCTTAAAAGTATGAATGCCAACTTTACCAATGAAGGTGGATATAATTACCGTTTCCGTTATCTTAAAAACATTATGGGATTATGGATGATACAGTCACTAAAGAAAGAGCTGCATGATGTTTATTCGTTTCAAGAACTATGCAATATGGCAGAAGATGCAAAAATCAACTCACTTGTTGACTGTAATGACGATAGTTTTTTAAATCCAGAAAGCATGATTGATGCAGTACAGGATTATTGTAGAAAAGCCGGTGGAAGAGTTCCAGATAAACCAGATGAGTTAGCAGCAGTAATCTATAACAGTTTAGCAATGTGCTATGGAGAAACTATTTTAGAAATAGAAGCAATTACAGGTAAAAAATATGACTGTATTCATATCGTAGGTGGCGGCGCGAATGCAGAATATTTAAATAAATTAACGGCAAAAGCCACGAAAAAAGAAGTTATTGCTGGGCCAACAGAAGCAACCGCAATTGGAAATTTACTTGCTCAAATGATTCAAAAAGGTGAATTTGAGAATCTAGACAAGGCAAGAGAATGTGTCGCTGACTCATTTCCATTGATTCATTATTACGAAGAAGTATAA
- a CDS encoding AraC family transcriptional regulator, protein MHKDIIDALSVITEEEQAILDGQVGINRTLYTEKREMIVDSNKLLAHGKLIEIRPHTRFVHFPKHKHNYVEVIYMCSGSTKHKINDKEVVLKAGELLFLNQNATQEIFPAGEQDIAVNFIIQPEFFDTTFMMLGEENNLLRDFLIGCLCNDSRYTNYLLFRVADVLPIQNLVENMIWTIMNNQTNKRSINQTTMGLLFLQLLNYTDKLNSEGNSFEQDLMFRVLSYIEENYKDATLTELSNLLKYDIYWLSRAIKKQTNETFKDLLKTKRLNQSAYLLSHTKLSVAEIIAAVGYDNTSYFHRIFKERFQMSPKEYRLDNLK, encoded by the coding sequence ATGCACAAGGATATTATAGATGCACTATCTGTCATAACAGAGGAAGAGCAGGCAATATTAGATGGACAAGTTGGCATTAACAGAACTCTATATACAGAAAAAAGAGAAATGATTGTAGATAGCAATAAACTTCTAGCTCACGGGAAATTAATTGAAATCAGGCCACATACTAGATTTGTTCATTTTCCAAAACATAAACATAATTATGTGGAAGTCATCTATATGTGCTCTGGATCAACTAAGCATAAGATAAATGACAAAGAAGTAGTATTAAAAGCAGGAGAATTATTGTTTTTAAATCAAAATGCCACACAGGAGATATTTCCTGCAGGGGAGCAGGATATTGCTGTTAACTTCATCATTCAGCCAGAATTTTTTGACACAACATTTATGATGTTAGGTGAAGAAAATAACCTGCTACGAGATTTTTTGATTGGATGCTTATGTAATGATTCAAGATATACAAATTATTTGTTATTCCGTGTTGCTGATGTGTTACCTATTCAAAACTTAGTTGAGAATATGATTTGGACAATCATGAATAATCAAACGAACAAACGAAGTATCAATCAAACAACAATGGGGTTGCTTTTTTTACAATTACTTAATTACACGGATAAGTTAAATTCCGAGGGCAATTCCTTTGAACAAGATTTAATGTTTCGTGTGTTAAGTTATATTGAAGAAAACTATAAAGATGCTACACTTACAGAGCTTTCTAATCTTTTAAAATATGATATCTACTGGCTTAGTAGAGCAATTAAAAAGCAAACAAATGAGACATTTAAGGACCTTTTAAAAACAAAGCGATTAAATCAGTCCGCTTATCTATTATCTCATACAAAGTTATCGGTAGCAGAAATTATTGCTGCAGTAGGGTATGATAATACAAGTTATTTCCATCGTATTTTTAAAGAACGCTTTCAAATGTCACCAAAAGAGTATCGCTTAGATAATTTAAAATAG
- a CDS encoding glycoside hydrolase family 95 protein, which translates to MNNRMVLNYNKAATKWEETLPIGNGSLGAMIFGNVSDEVLGLNEESLWSGYYKDKNNKEAYAHLNKVRELVFDKKNKEAEDLIRHTMLGEYNESYLPLGKLHIKFHHGKKVKGYSRELDIDHSIAKVSYMVGDVEYNREYFASYPHKAIFIRLTASEPLLNVSISLSSELKHTLNYSKAGILMKGQCPEHVDPSYIGRDIPPVIWGEKGISFTSKITVLSFDGDIAIDENVDTSEKCIKMKHASEIVLMIQSVKEACNYKGLSYEEIKQEHCKDYKEIYDKVELYLGEQQDIPTDERLKNLKEGKSDPALYALYFQYGRYLLISSSREGSLPANLQGIWSWELRAPWSSNWTTNINAEMNYWPAQSCNLTECLPPYIELVKRLCEEGKKTAKLHYNCRGFVHHHNADVWCNTNPVGLAHGEKIGYEGSVTWSFWPMGGAWMVSELYKHYEYHEDKEFLKETAYPILKEAALFFIDWLVEYQGEYVTCPSTSPENRFITKEGETSCVAMKCTMDLTLIREVFDSFIKTCTELEIQDEILPEINERISKLAPYKIGSLGQLLEWNEEFEESEPGHRHISHLYGLFPSELFGTDEKLIEACRVSLERRLAHGGGHTGWSCAWILNMYAILGDKENAYKYLNTLLTKSTYDNLWDAHPPFQIDGNFGGIAGIANMLVQDRYGVLKILPALSDEFKTGYVKGLRIKHKRTIDIYWENGKETKHTIYSE; encoded by the coding sequence ATGAATAATCGTATGGTTTTAAACTATAACAAGGCAGCTACCAAATGGGAAGAAACACTTCCAATTGGAAATGGCAGCTTAGGTGCTATGATTTTTGGTAATGTTTCGGATGAAGTACTGGGGTTAAACGAAGAAAGCTTATGGTCTGGCTATTATAAGGACAAGAATAATAAAGAGGCTTATGCTCACTTAAATAAAGTAAGAGAGCTTGTATTTGATAAGAAGAATAAAGAAGCGGAAGATTTGATCAGACATACAATGTTAGGGGAATACAATGAATCTTATTTACCCCTAGGCAAATTACATATTAAATTTCATCATGGAAAAAAAGTCAAGGGATATTCAAGAGAATTGGATATCGATCACTCGATTGCTAAAGTATCTTATATGGTAGGTGATGTGGAATATAATAGAGAATATTTTGCAAGTTATCCACATAAGGCTATTTTTATTAGATTAACAGCGAGTGAACCCTTGCTTAATGTTAGTATTTCTCTAAGCTCTGAGCTAAAGCATACACTAAACTATAGTAAGGCAGGTATTCTTATGAAAGGCCAATGCCCAGAACATGTGGATCCTTCCTATATTGGTAGGGATATTCCACCGGTAATCTGGGGAGAGAAGGGAATTTCGTTTACAAGTAAAATTACAGTCCTTTCATTTGATGGTGATATTGCTATTGATGAAAATGTGGATACATCAGAGAAATGTATTAAAATGAAGCATGCGAGTGAAATTGTTCTTATGATTCAATCGGTAAAAGAGGCTTGTAATTATAAAGGCCTTTCCTATGAAGAAATCAAACAAGAACACTGTAAGGATTACAAGGAGATTTATGATAAAGTTGAGTTGTATCTAGGGGAACAGCAAGATATCCCTACAGATGAACGCTTGAAAAACTTAAAAGAAGGGAAAAGTGATCCAGCCCTTTATGCCCTATATTTTCAATATGGAAGATACCTTTTAATATCTTCTTCTAGAGAGGGAAGTTTGCCAGCAAACCTACAAGGCATTTGGAGTTGGGAATTACGAGCTCCATGGAGCAGTAACTGGACAACGAATATCAATGCTGAAATGAATTATTGGCCTGCGCAAAGTTGTAATCTTACCGAATGCTTGCCTCCTTATATTGAGCTTGTGAAACGTTTGTGTGAGGAAGGTAAAAAGACGGCGAAGCTTCATTACAATTGTAGAGGGTTTGTTCATCACCACAATGCGGATGTCTGGTGCAATACAAATCCAGTAGGATTAGCTCATGGCGAAAAAATTGGATATGAAGGCAGTGTTACATGGTCGTTTTGGCCAATGGGTGGTGCTTGGATGGTTTCAGAATTATATAAACATTACGAATACCATGAAGATAAGGAATTTTTAAAGGAAACCGCATATCCAATATTAAAGGAAGCAGCACTCTTTTTCATTGATTGGCTTGTAGAATATCAAGGGGAATATGTAACTTGTCCTTCCACATCTCCTGAAAATCGTTTTATCACGAAGGAAGGGGAAACAAGTTGTGTAGCAATGAAATGTACAATGGATTTAACCTTAATTAGGGAAGTGTTTGATAGTTTTATTAAGACATGTACAGAGTTAGAGATTCAGGATGAAATCTTGCCAGAAATAAACGAACGCATATCTAAGTTAGCTCCTTATAAAATCGGAAGTCTTGGGCAGCTCTTGGAGTGGAACGAAGAGTTTGAAGAAAGTGAGCCTGGTCATAGACATATATCACATTTGTATGGATTATTTCCATCAGAACTTTTTGGTACAGATGAAAAACTTATTGAAGCTTGTCGTGTTTCCTTAGAGAGGCGTTTAGCTCATGGTGGAGGGCATACTGGCTGGAGCTGTGCTTGGATCCTTAATATGTACGCAATCCTTGGAGATAAAGAAAATGCCTATAAATATTTAAATACATTATTGACGAAATCAACCTATGATAATCTTTGGGATGCACATCCACCGTTCCAAATTGACGGAAATTTTGGAGGAATCGCTGGGATTGCTAATATGTTAGTGCAAGACAGGTACGGAGTTCTTAAAATTCTTCCAGCATTATCAGATGAATTTAAAACAGGTTATGTAAAAGGATTACGCATAAAACATAAGAGAACAATTGACATTTACTGGGAAAATGGGAAAGAAACAAAACATACGATTTATAGTGAATAG
- a CDS encoding diaminopimelate dehydrogenase has protein sequence MSIKVGIIGYGNLGRGVECAIKQNPDMELVAVFTRRSPEQVNILTNTATVYHVDDVVKMKDSLDVVILCGGSATDLPKQTPEFSKYFNVVDSFDTHANIPVHFDEVDKVAKESGHVAIISVGWDPGMFSLNRLYANAILPVGSDYTFWGKGVSQGHSDAVRRVEGVKDAKQYTIPVEAALESVRNGENPSLTTRQKHTRECFVVAEEGADLAKIEQEIKNMPNYFSDYDTTVHFISEEELKKNHSGIPHGGFVFRTGKTGWEEENSHIIEYSLKLDSNPEFTSSVLVAYARAAYRLSKEGQKGCKTVFDIAPVYLSAKSPEELRKELL, from the coding sequence ATGTCAATTAAAGTAGGTATTATTGGATATGGTAATTTAGGACGTGGTGTTGAATGTGCGATTAAACAGAATCCAGATATGGAGTTAGTTGCTGTATTTACTCGTCGTTCACCTGAACAAGTAAATATTCTTACAAATACTGCAACAGTATATCATGTAGATGATGTTGTTAAAATGAAAGATAGTTTAGATGTTGTTATTTTATGTGGTGGAAGTGCTACAGATTTACCAAAGCAGACACCTGAATTTTCAAAATATTTTAACGTTGTTGATAGTTTTGATACACACGCAAACATTCCAGTACATTTTGATGAAGTAGATAAAGTTGCAAAAGAAAGTGGACATGTTGCAATTATCTCTGTTGGTTGGGATCCAGGAATGTTTTCTTTAAATCGTTTGTATGCAAATGCTATTTTACCAGTTGGTTCAGATTATACATTCTGGGGCAAAGGTGTAAGTCAAGGACATTCAGATGCAGTTAGACGTGTAGAAGGCGTAAAAGATGCAAAACAGTATACAATTCCTGTAGAAGCTGCGTTAGAGTCAGTTAGAAATGGTGAAAATCCAAGCCTTACAACTAGACAAAAGCATACGAGAGAATGCTTTGTTGTAGCAGAAGAAGGAGCTGATTTAGCTAAGATCGAACAGGAAATTAAAAATATGCCGAACTATTTCTCTGATTATGACACAACAGTTCATTTTATCAGCGAGGAAGAATTAAAGAAGAACCATAGTGGAATTCCACACGGTGGTTTTGTTTTTAGAACTGGTAAAACTGGTTGGGAAGAAGAAAATTCTCATATCATTGAATATAGCTTAAAATTAGACTCCAATCCAGAGTTTACTTCTTCTGTATTAGTAGCATATGCAAGAGCAGCATATCGTCTAAGCAAAGAAGGACAAAAGGGTTGCAAAACCGTATTTGATATTGCACCAGTATATCTTAGTGCAAAAAGCCCAGAAGAATTACGTAAAGAATTGTTATAA
- a CDS encoding GNAT family N-acetyltransferase, which produces MNQYEVIEVEYGSTQYEETILLRDKVMRQPLGLSIKNEDLSYEQRATTLVVYDSDTLLGTGIYEMIDESTMRVNFLCVDFNLQKKGIGRTLLEEIEKRAKQQGIKKITLNARLTALDFYKKLGFNEYGDIFLMKAAPIEHICMEKIL; this is translated from the coding sequence ATGAATCAATATGAAGTAATCGAAGTGGAATATGGCTCCACACAGTATGAAGAAACTATTTTATTACGAGACAAAGTTATGCGTCAACCACTTGGGTTGTCCATCAAAAATGAAGATTTATCTTATGAGCAACGAGCTACTACTTTAGTTGTATATGACTCAGATACTCTTCTTGGAACTGGAATATATGAAATGATTGATGAATCCACAATGCGTGTTAATTTTTTATGCGTTGATTTTAATCTTCAAAAAAAGGGAATAGGACGTACCTTATTAGAAGAAATTGAAAAGAGAGCAAAACAGCAAGGAATTAAAAAAATAACACTAAATGCACGTTTAACCGCTCTTGACTTTTACAAAAAGTTAGGATTTAACGAATATGGTGACATCTTTTTAATGAAAGCAGCTCCTATCGAACATATCTGTATGGAAAAAATACTGTAA
- a CDS encoding AAA family ATPase, with translation MKLLFLIGNAAVGKMTVGQELMKITNLRLFHNHMTIEPVIEIFGQYNGKVISRLREVIFEEFAASNNYGMIFTYMWAFDQQADWDYIEHVKEIFKPYDTEFYYVELVASREVRLERNVTENRLKNKASKREIEVSNQRLINDDLRYRCVSNEGEIKFHNYIKIDNSNLDPSAVAKQIKEHFNL, from the coding sequence ATGAAATTATTGTTTTTAATTGGGAATGCTGCTGTGGGAAAAATGACAGTTGGACAGGAATTAATGAAAATAACTAATCTTCGCTTGTTTCATAATCATATGACCATTGAGCCTGTGATTGAAATTTTTGGACAGTATAATGGGAAAGTAATTTCACGTTTAAGAGAGGTTATTTTTGAAGAATTTGCAGCCTCTAATAATTATGGAATGATATTTACATATATGTGGGCATTTGATCAACAAGCCGATTGGGATTATATTGAGCATGTGAAAGAGATTTTCAAGCCTTATGATACTGAATTTTATTATGTGGAATTAGTCGCAAGTAGGGAGGTTCGTTTGGAACGTAATGTTACAGAGAATCGCCTAAAAAACAAAGCATCGAAACGGGAGATTGAAGTTTCGAATCAGAGATTAATCAATGATGATTTAAGGTATCGCTGTGTTAGCAATGAAGGTGAAATCAAATTTCATAATTACATAAAAATTGATAATTCTAACTTAGATCCAAGTGCAGTTGCTAAACAAATAAAGGAGCATTTTAATCTTTAA